A single region of the Flavobacteriales bacterium genome encodes:
- a CDS encoding PD40 domain-containing protein, protein MKYLIIVLLAVLAACSIIKGSKNQTTESNTNIGKPDLADSAEKHIKNLHQLTYGGNNAEAYFSFNSRKVVFQSDYSKWNVHCDQIFMFDIAQAEKDTTNPPMVSTGRGRTTCSFFMPDGGHFLYASTHLGDSACPPPAPHIPGKYLWPIYPDFDIFVADLKGNITQQLTNEKGYDAEATVSPKGDKIVFTSTRSGDLELYTMNIDGSNVKQITHELGYDGGAFFSPDGSKLVFRASRPKTAEEIKEYKDFLAQGLVAPTNMEIYVCNVDGSDLRQVTHLGKANWAPYFHPNGKKIIFSSNHFSERGYEFQLFMINEDGTGLEQITTQSEFNAFPMFSYDGRRIMFSSNRNNGGTHDTNVFIGDWVD, encoded by the coding sequence ATGAAATACCTCATTATAGTACTTTTGGCTGTTTTGGCAGCTTGCTCCATTATAAAAGGTTCGAAGAACCAAACCACAGAAAGCAATACAAATATTGGCAAACCAGATTTGGCCGATAGTGCGGAAAAACATATTAAAAACCTTCATCAGTTAACCTATGGAGGCAACAATGCCGAAGCCTATTTTAGCTTTAATAGTCGGAAAGTGGTGTTTCAAAGCGATTATTCAAAATGGAATGTTCACTGCGACCAAATATTTATGTTTGATATTGCCCAGGCAGAAAAAGACACCACCAACCCACCCATGGTAAGCACCGGCCGAGGTCGTACCACATGCAGCTTTTTTATGCCCGATGGTGGTCATTTTTTGTATGCCAGCACACACTTGGGAGATAGTGCTTGCCCGCCTCCGGCTCCACACATTCCTGGCAAATATTTGTGGCCAATATATCCAGACTTCGACATATTTGTGGCCGACTTAAAAGGAAATATCACGCAACAATTAACCAATGAAAAAGGCTACGATGCCGAAGCCACCGTTAGTCCCAAAGGCGACAAAATTGTATTTACCAGCACCCGCTCAGGCGATTTGGAACTATACACCATGAATATTGACGGCAGCAATGTAAAACAAATTACCCATGAACTTGGCTATGATGGTGGAGCGTTTTTCTCGCCTGATGGAAGCAAATTAGTTTTCAGAGCCTCTCGGCCAAAAACCGCAGAAGAAATAAAAGAATATAAAGATTTTTTGGCTCAAGGCTTGGTGGCTCCTACCAACATGGAAATATATGTATGCAATGTTGATGGCAGCGACCTACGGCAAGTTACTCATTTGGGCAAAGCCAATTGGGCTCCCTACTTTCATCCAAATGGCAAAAAAATCATTTTCAGCAGCAATCATTTTTCTGAAAGAGGCTATGAGTTTCAGTTGTTTATGATAAACGAAGACGGAACCGGACTTGAACAAATAACCACTCAAAGCGAGTTTAACGCCTTCCCAATGTTTTCTTATGATGGACGACGCATCATGTTTTCATCAAACAGAAACAATGGCGGCACGCATGATACCAACGTATTTATTGGCGATTGGGTGGATTGA
- a CDS encoding DUF4783 domain-containing protein has translation MKAIKAILFTVVMFIMTSAMPNQEVFNVIESAIASGNATTLSQYLGSSVELELPGESEGMYSKQQAQMILKRFFEKNAPASFKIVHQGNSATGSRYAVGDFKTKTNKTYRVTVYIKKNGENYLIQEIEFE, from the coding sequence ATGAAAGCGATTAAGGCAATATTGTTCACGGTGGTGATGTTTATAATGACTTCGGCTATGCCCAACCAAGAAGTATTTAATGTTATAGAATCGGCCATAGCCAGCGGAAACGCCACTACTTTGTCTCAATATTTGGGCAGCAGTGTGGAGTTAGAATTGCCGGGCGAGAGCGAAGGCATGTATTCCAAACAACAAGCTCAGATGATTTTGAAACGTTTTTTTGAAAAAAATGCTCCGGCATCATTCAAAATTGTACACCAAGGAAACTCTGCCACTGGCAGCCGATATGCAGTGGGCGATTTTAAAACTAAAACCAACAAAACCTACCGTGTGACGGTTTACATTAAGAAGAACGGAGAAAATTATCTAATTCAAGAGATTGAATTTGAATAA
- the upp gene encoding uracil phosphoribosyltransferase, translating into MFIVQNLSESNSIVNQILKELRDVSIQQDRYRFRKNIERLGFIAAYEISKKLDYQNTKTKTPLALANTKELIKQPVVATILRAGIPLQTGVNQLFNQADLAYISAYRHHTDEKNFEIKVEYLACPDIENRTLILTDPMLATGQSLVLCYEQFIKHGTPKEVHLVSVIGSTQGVEYVSKHIPNSTLWIGCIDDDLNEQGYIVPGLGDAGDLSFGVKIQK; encoded by the coding sequence ATGTTTATAGTTCAAAATCTGTCGGAGAGCAATTCTATTGTAAATCAAATACTTAAAGAGTTAAGAGATGTTTCTATTCAGCAAGATAGATACCGCTTTAGAAAAAACATTGAGCGTCTGGGTTTTATTGCGGCCTACGAAATTTCAAAAAAATTAGACTATCAAAACACCAAAACCAAAACCCCGTTGGCTTTGGCAAACACAAAAGAACTTATTAAGCAGCCCGTGGTAGCCACCATTCTTAGAGCCGGAATTCCACTACAAACAGGTGTAAATCAATTATTTAATCAGGCAGATTTGGCCTACATTTCGGCCTATAGGCACCACACAGATGAGAAAAACTTTGAGATAAAAGTAGAATATTTGGCCTGTCCAGATATAGAAAACCGTACCCTCATATTAACCGACCCCATGCTTGCCACGGGTCAATCGCTTGTGTTGTGTTATGAACAATTTATAAAACACGGCACTCCAAAAGAAGTACATTTGGTATCGGTTATTGGTAGCACTCAGGGTGTTGAGTATGTTTCTAAACACATACCCAACAGCACGTTGTGGATAGGTTGCATTGATGATGATTTAAACGAACAAGGCTATATTGTGCCTGGTTTGGGCGATGCCGGAGACCTTAGTTTTGGCGTAAAAATTCAAAAATAG
- a CDS encoding noncanonical pyrimidine nucleotidase, YjjG family yields MTNKYKHIFFDLDHTLWDFETNSRITLEKLFDEHRLNNFGVPDFQTFIEHYEKTNEQLWEQYRKGEIDKTTIRNERFPTVLREWNIDSRPLCNLLSEQYLDQSPKQGNLMPNALTALNYLSEKYTIHLITNGFKEVQHTKLLHSGLHNRFDTITTSEEVGFLKPDKRVFHHALRLANAHQNNSIYVGDHIETDVLGGKNAGMDTVFFNPQNAAHPKIATFEILDLAELMEVL; encoded by the coding sequence ATGACGAATAAATACAAACATATTTTTTTCGACCTCGACCACACACTCTGGGATTTTGAAACCAATAGTCGAATAACGCTCGAAAAATTATTTGACGAACATCGTCTCAATAACTTTGGCGTTCCTGATTTTCAAACCTTTATTGAACACTATGAAAAAACAAATGAGCAACTTTGGGAACAGTATCGAAAAGGTGAGATTGACAAAACCACGATACGAAATGAACGATTTCCAACTGTTTTAAGAGAGTGGAACATTGACAGCAGACCATTGTGCAATCTATTAAGCGAACAATATTTAGATCAAAGTCCCAAACAAGGAAACCTTATGCCTAACGCCTTGACCGCATTGAACTATCTATCGGAAAAATATACCATCCACCTCATTACCAATGGTTTTAAAGAAGTGCAACACACCAAATTACTGCACTCTGGACTTCACAACCGATTTGACACAATTACCACCTCCGAAGAAGTGGGATTTTTAAAACCAGACAAACGAGTATTTCATCATGCCCTACGATTGGCCAATGCCCACCAAAACAATAGCATTTATGTTGGCGACCATATTGAAACTGATGTGCTCGGTGGCAAAAACGCCGGAATGGACACCGTATTTTTTAACCCCCAAAATGCCGCCCATCCAAAAATTGCCACATTTGAAATTCTTGATTTGGCAGAGTTGATGGAGGTTTTGTAG
- the dnaK gene encoding molecular chaperone DnaK, translating into MSKVIGIDLGTTNSCVAVMEGNEPVVIPNSEGRRTTPSIVGFLDNGNGERKVGDPAKRQAITNPQNTVMSIKRFMGMRYSEVTTEASHVSYKVVKGDNDTPRVEIGDRKYTPQEISAIVLQKMKKTAEDYLGTEVSRAVITVPAYFNDAQRQATKEAGEIAGLKVERIVNEPTAAALAYGLDKRDKDMTIAVFDLGGGTFDISILELGDGVFEVKSTNGDTHLGGDDFDQVIIDWLAAEFLSDENIDLRKDPMALQRLKEAAEKAKIELSSSTETEINLPYIMPVDGVPKHLVRKLSRAKFEQLADDLIKRSLEPCRQAMKDAGLSNSDIDEVILVGGSTRIPRIQDEVEKFFGKKPSKGVNPDEVVAIGAAIQGGVLTGEVKDVLLLDVTPLSLGIETMGGVFTRLIESNTTIPTKKSEVFSTASDNQPSVEIHVLQGERSMAKDNKTIGRFHLSDLPPAPRGVPKIEVTFDIDANGILNVSAKDQGTGKEQKIRIEASSGLSDAEIERMKKEAEANAEADKKAKESIEKINQADTLVFTTEKQIKEYGDKIPEDKRKAIEDAKDALKKAVEAKDGDSLDGLMETLNKAWEAASQDLYNAQQQTGGDAANGGAENATNDGSTENVEDVDFEEVK; encoded by the coding sequence ATGAGCAAAGTAATTGGTATAGATTTAGGAACAACAAATTCATGTGTTGCCGTTATGGAAGGCAACGAGCCGGTTGTTATTCCAAACAGCGAAGGACGCAGAACAACTCCTTCTATCGTTGGTTTTTTGGATAATGGCAATGGCGAACGCAAAGTGGGAGACCCCGCAAAAAGACAAGCCATCACTAATCCGCAAAACACCGTTATGTCTATCAAACGGTTTATGGGTATGCGATACAGCGAAGTAACTACCGAAGCATCGCATGTTTCTTATAAAGTGGTGAAAGGCGACAATGACACTCCTCGAGTAGAAATTGGAGATAGGAAATACACACCTCAAGAAATTTCGGCCATCGTTTTACAAAAAATGAAAAAAACGGCGGAGGATTATTTGGGTACAGAGGTTAGTCGTGCGGTTATTACCGTTCCGGCATATTTTAACGATGCACAACGACAAGCTACAAAAGAAGCTGGCGAAATTGCTGGATTGAAAGTTGAAAGAATCGTAAACGAGCCTACAGCGGCTGCATTGGCCTACGGGCTTGATAAAAGAGATAAAGACATGACCATTGCCGTTTTTGACTTGGGCGGTGGCACATTCGATATTTCTATTCTTGAACTTGGCGATGGCGTGTTTGAAGTAAAATCAACCAACGGCGATACTCATTTGGGTGGAGATGATTTCGACCAAGTTATTATCGACTGGTTGGCAGCAGAGTTTTTGAGCGATGAAAATATCGACCTTAGAAAAGACCCAATGGCATTGCAACGGTTGAAAGAAGCTGCCGAAAAAGCAAAAATTGAACTTTCGAGCAGCACCGAAACAGAGATTAATCTCCCATACATTATGCCGGTGGATGGTGTGCCAAAACACTTGGTTCGCAAATTGTCGAGAGCAAAGTTTGAACAACTTGCCGATGATTTGATAAAAAGAAGTTTGGAGCCCTGCCGACAAGCTATGAAAGATGCCGGATTGAGCAACAGCGACATTGATGAAGTGATTTTGGTAGGAGGTTCAACGCGTATTCCTCGCATACAAGATGAAGTAGAAAAATTCTTTGGCAAAAAACCTTCAAAAGGAGTTAATCCGGATGAGGTGGTGGCCATTGGAGCAGCCATTCAAGGCGGAGTTTTGACAGGTGAGGTAAAAGATGTATTGTTATTAGATGTAACACCACTTTCATTAGGTATTGAGACTATGGGAGGCGTTTTTACTCGCCTAATTGAGTCCAACACGACCATTCCTACAAAAAAATCGGAAGTGTTTTCTACCGCTTCCGACAATCAACCTTCGGTAGAAATACATGTGTTGCAAGGCGAGCGATCTATGGCTAAAGACAATAAAACCATTGGTCGTTTTCATTTGAGCGATTTGCCTCCGGCTCCAAGAGGAGTGCCTAAAATTGAGGTTACTTTTGACATTGATGCCAACGGTATTTTAAACGTAAGTGCAAAAGACCAAGGAACAGGCAAAGAACAAAAAATACGAATTGAGGCCTCAAGCGGTTTGAGCGATGCCGAAATCGAAAGAATGAAAAAAGAGGCGGAAGCCAATGCCGAAGCTGATAAAAAGGCGAAAGAATCGATTGAGAAAATCAATCAGGCCGATACGTTAGTGTTTACCACCGAAAAGCAAATCAAAGAATACGGAGATAAAATTCCGGAAGACAAACGCAAGGCTATTGAAGATGCAAAAGACGCATTGAAAAAGGCCGTGGAAGCAAAAGACGGTGACAGCTTGGACGGATTGATGGAAACATTAAATAAAGCCTGGGAGGCAGCTTCACAAGATTTGTATAACGCACAGCAACAAACCGGCGGCGATGCCGCAAACGGTGGAGCGGAAAATGCCACCAACGATGGCTCAACCGAAAACGTTGAAGACGTTGACTTCGAAGAGGTAAAGTAA
- the panB gene encoding 3-methyl-2-oxobutanoate hydroxymethyltransferase, which produces MSKSEYKKVTTLALLDMKMQGEKISMLTAYDYSFAKIIDDAGIDVILVGDSASNVMAGHISTLPITLDQMIYHAQSVIRAVDRALVVVDLPFGSYQGDSKEALKSAIRIMKEAGAHAIKLEGGVEVIESVKRILSAGIPVMGHLGLTPQSIFKFGTYSVRAKEEAEAKKLMEDALLLEDAGCFGIVLEKIPAKLATEVTKNINIPIIGIGAGGGVDGQVLVLHDLLGITHEFHPRFLRRYLELYDTVKDAVGHYISDVKSKDFPNEEEQY; this is translated from the coding sequence ATGTCAAAATCGGAATACAAAAAAGTTACTACCCTCGCTTTGCTCGACATGAAAATGCAAGGCGAAAAAATAAGTATGCTGACAGCCTACGACTACTCATTTGCCAAAATTATTGATGATGCAGGCATTGACGTTATTTTGGTAGGCGACTCAGCCAGCAACGTGATGGCTGGCCATATATCTACCTTGCCCATCACTTTGGATCAAATGATATACCATGCTCAATCGGTTATTCGGGCGGTGGACCGAGCGTTGGTAGTTGTCGATTTGCCGTTTGGTTCTTATCAAGGCGATAGCAAAGAGGCTCTAAAAAGTGCCATTAGAATAATGAAAGAGGCAGGTGCCCATGCCATAAAATTAGAGGGTGGAGTGGAAGTTATCGAATCTGTAAAACGGATTTTGTCTGCCGGAATTCCCGTAATGGGTCATTTGGGATTAACCCCTCAAAGCATCTTTAAATTTGGCACATACTCCGTGCGAGCCAAAGAAGAAGCAGAGGCAAAAAAATTAATGGAAGATGCCCTATTGCTGGAAGATGCGGGTTGTTTTGGGATTGTGTTAGAAAAAATTCCGGCCAAGTTGGCAACAGAGGTTACCAAAAATATCAACATTCCAATAATTGGTATTGGTGCAGGTGGCGGAGTTGATGGACAGGTGTTGGTTTTGCATGACTTATTGGGAATAACGCACGAATTTCATCCTCGCTTTTTGAGAAGATATTTAGAACTGTATGACACGGTAAAAGATGCCGTTGGCCACTACATTTCGGATGTTAAAAGCAAAGATTTCCCGAACGAAGAAGAGCAGTATTGA
- a CDS encoding Fic family protein: MTEKELSKKSIVQDIENLRNKVNALGQEKSTLLKIAQESFILGSDSHLNSLNPEIREQLGLELAYLTQRDPKLSTDYTEKKNKYLSLGKSYASISFLFDLVDEHFSLLDLILLQEILMNDGEFRKVDVFIVHPDGKKIVYDFKNILGQLEETFDWYYSTLIDSEISPVVTAILFHYKVVSIHPFLDGNGRISRLILNLILLKHGLFPISIPNEKRKQYYESLVLADSSNIEPLIDFFGSLIIEKLNQYLSIAKELEDLDFNKTFLVLTEDGNTKMIENLLEIHGIDISKAKVESYDGKDNLASAIFFAKKLTSKSANLKHILIHRDRDNDNPQQLKQIIEKQLRNYQIDGITTVLITKHYDIESYFLNERHINCLYNQISIDKAKELIEQATIETSEISKSKLRIAYSEYGKYGKINDPQERANEINKLYDSDPMKYRYGKSVLYRLEELITNELGLADRATLTKYSDHLKIIEIEQCKEALN; encoded by the coding sequence ATGACTGAAAAAGAACTAAGTAAAAAAAGTATTGTTCAAGATATTGAAAATCTAAGAAACAAAGTCAATGCACTTGGACAAGAAAAGTCAACACTTTTGAAAATAGCTCAAGAGTCTTTTATTCTTGGAAGTGACTCTCACTTAAATTCGTTGAACCCCGAAATTCGTGAACAACTAGGATTAGAACTCGCATATTTAACGCAGAGAGACCCAAAACTATCAACTGACTACACTGAAAAGAAAAACAAATATTTAAGTCTAGGAAAAAGCTATGCCTCGATAAGTTTCCTGTTTGATTTGGTAGATGAACACTTTTCATTATTAGATTTAATTCTTCTTCAAGAAATTCTAATGAATGATGGTGAATTTAGAAAAGTCGATGTCTTTATAGTTCATCCAGACGGTAAGAAAATTGTTTATGATTTCAAAAACATTCTTGGGCAATTAGAAGAAACATTTGATTGGTATTACTCAACATTAATTGATTCAGAAATTTCACCAGTTGTAACCGCCATACTTTTTCATTATAAAGTTGTTTCTATACACCCATTTTTAGATGGAAATGGTAGGATATCAAGACTTATTCTCAATCTAATCCTATTAAAACACGGACTTTTCCCCATTTCAATCCCTAACGAGAAAAGAAAGCAATACTATGAAAGTCTTGTTTTGGCTGATAGCAGTAACATAGAGCCCCTAATCGATTTTTTTGGGTCTCTGATAATTGAAAAATTAAATCAATATTTATCAATAGCAAAGGAATTAGAAGACCTAGATTTCAATAAAACATTTTTAGTGTTAACAGAAGATGGGAATACAAAAATGATTGAGAATCTTCTTGAAATTCACGGCATTGATATTTCAAAAGCAAAAGTTGAATCATACGATGGTAAAGACAACCTAGCTTCTGCTATCTTCTTTGCTAAAAAGCTTACATCAAAGTCAGCTAATTTGAAGCATATCTTAATACATCGTGACAGAGACAATGACAATCCACAGCAATTAAAGCAAATAATTGAAAAACAACTTAGAAACTATCAGATTGACGGAATTACAACTGTTCTGATTACGAAGCACTATGACATTGAAAGCTATTTTTTAAACGAGAGACATATTAACTGTTTGTATAACCAAATTTCAATTGACAAAGCAAAAGAATTAATTGAGCAAGCTACAATAGAAACAAGTGAAATTTCAAAATCAAAACTAAGAATAGCATATTCTGAATACGGAAAGTATGGAAAGATTAATGACCCACAAGAAAGGGCTAATGAAATCAATAAACTTTACGACAGCGACCCAATGAAATATAGGTATGGAAAAAGCGTTTTGTATCGTTTAGAAGAATTAATAACTAATGAACTTGGACTTGCAGACAGAGCAACATTAACAAAATACTCTGACCATTTGAAAATAATTGAAATAGAACAATGCAAAGAAGCCTTGAATTAA